CTTATTGGTTATTTTACCTCTGCCGGCCGGCTGACAGCAGCCATATAGATAACAGTCTCCTCTATGCCGTCCAGGGATAGAATTTTGTTTGCCTCATCGCCGTAGAAAGCGCCGATCGCGCAGGCGCCGAGACCCAGGATCTCTGCCGCGAGATAGAGGTTCTGGTCAATCTCTATAAATATGCGTATTGTCGGCTGGTAAGTCAATGACATACCCTTCATGGAAAAATATATTGCATTGTTGCATTTTTCCATGAAGATCGTTACAATAAAAATATCTTCTGATAACAATCTAAGATGGAGGATAACAGGGATGGACAGTATAAAGACCATTGAGGACCTGATAAGGGCAAAAAATCTTACGCCGGAAGAGCTTGAGCTACATAGGGAACTGATCGATGAGTGCAGGAAGAATG
This portion of the Syntrophorhabdaceae bacterium genome encodes:
- a CDS encoding nitroreductase family protein, producing the protein MVFILSIPVILHLRLLSEDIFIVTIFMEKCNNAIYFSMKGMSLTYQPTIRIFIEIDQNLYLAAEILGLGACAIGAFYGDEANKILSLDGIEETVIYMAAVSRPAEVK